One genomic segment of Hevea brasiliensis isolate MT/VB/25A 57/8 chromosome 3, ASM3005281v1, whole genome shotgun sequence includes these proteins:
- the LOC110637722 gene encoding protein DETOXIFICATION 42 yields MAMDAVLNLGSNLAKVPLFTLFKDTSNVFRNDELGIEIAQIAVPAALALAADPVASLIDTAFIGHIGPVELAAVGVSIAVFSQVSKIAIFPLVSVTTSFVAEEDTTGKLSTELQENATLEDDFAVNKEMEELLPKAESTHKSSPVSSISTKRVYERRHIPSASSALVVGCVLGIIQALFLIMAAKPILNYMGVHPDSPMLIPAQQYLTLRSLGAPAVLLSLAMQGVFRGIKDTKTPLYATVVGDVANIILDPIFIFVFRLGVSGAAIAHVISQYLISLMLLWKLIEQVELLPPSIKDLQFSRFLKNGFMLLMRVIAATFCVTLAASMAARHGSTSMAAFQVCLQIWLATSLLADGLAVAGQAILASAFANNDYDKAKATASRVLQFGLVLGLFLWVFLLVGLQFASTLFTEDTNVLNLISVGIPFVTATQPINVLAFVFDGINFGASDFAYSAYSMVLVSMMSILCLFILSSSHGFYGIWVALSIFMSLRALAGFLRIGTGMGPWSFLRT; encoded by the exons ATGGCCATGGATGCTGTTCTTAACCTGGGGAGTAACTTGGCTAAAGTGCCCCTTTTTACGCTCTTCAAGGATACAAG TAATGTTTTCAGGAATGATGAGTTAGGGATAGAAATAGCACAAATTGCAGTTCCTGCAGCGCTTGCTTTAGCAGCAGATCCTGTTGCTTCTCTAATTGATACAGCATTCATTGGGCATATAG GACCTGTGGAGCTTGCTGCTGTGGGAGTTTCTATTGCTGTTTTTAGTCAAGTGTCAAAGATCGCAATATTCCCACTTGTCAGTGTCACAACTTCTTTTGTTGCTGAGGAAGACACTACTGGAAAATTGAGTACTGAACTTCAGGAAAATGCAACACTTGAAGATGATTTTGCTGTCAACAAGGAAATGGAAGAGCTGTTACCTAAAGCTG AGTCTACTCACAAATCATCCCCTGTGAGCAGTATTTCCACCAAAAGGGTTTATGAGAGAAGGCACATACCATCTGCTTCTTCAGCATTGGTTGTTGGTTGTGTGCTTGGCATCATCCAGGCTTTATTTCTCATTATGGCAGCAAAACCAATCCTAAACTACATGGGCGTACATCCT GATTCTCCCATGCTAATACCAGCACAACAATACTTGACATTGAGGTCACTGGGTGCTCCTGCTGTCCTTCTTTCTTTAGCCATGCAAGGGGTTTTCCGAGGAATTAAGGATACAAAAACTCCTTTGTATGCTACTG TTGTGGGAGATGTAGCAAATATCATCTTGGATCCGATATTTATATTCGTTTTCCGGCTGGGAGTCAGCGGTGCAGCCATTGCTCATGTTATTTCTCA GTACCTAATCTCCCTGATGCTGTTGTGGAAATTAATTGAACAAGTTGAGCTATTGCCTCCTAGCATTAAAGATCTACAATTTAGCCGATTTCTCAAAAATG GATTTATGCTGTTGATGAGGGTAATAGCTGCAACATTCTGTGTCACCCTGGCTGCATCAATGGCAGCAAGACATGGATCTACTTCAATGGCTGCATTTCAGGTTTGCTTGCAGATTTGGTTGGCAACTTCTTTGCTTGCAGATGGGCTGGCTGTGGCTGGACAG GCAATCCTTGCAAGTGCATTTGCAAATAATGATTACGACAAGGCCAAAGCCACTGCTTCTCGTGTGTTGCAG TTTGGTTTGGTTTTAGGGCTATTCCTCTGGGTCTTCCTTTTAGTTGGATTACAGTTTGCTTCAACATTATTTACAGAAGACACCAATGTTTTAAACCTTATTAGCGTGGGCATCCCG TTTGTTACAGCAACTCAGCCCATTAATGTTTTAGCCTTCGTTTTCGACGGAATCAACTTTGGAGCATCTGATTTTGCATATTCTGCATACTCAATG GTTTTGGTGTCAATGATGAGCATCCTATGCTTGTTTATATTATCCTCTAGTCATGGCTTCTACGGCATTTGGGTTGCATTGAGCATTTTTATGAGTTTACGTGCATTAGCCGGCTTTTTGAG AATAGGAACTGGAATGGGGCCTTGGAGCTTTCTCAGGACCTGA